The genomic stretch AGCGGCCGCCCCTATCCTTGGCTGAGTTCCCCTTACTTGATATTGCAGAAGGAATAAAAACACTGGGAGCCGAGACCAATGTAGCCGATATGCTTCGCTTTATGATTACAGAATCACTGCCTGAAGACATGCAAAAATTAAAGCTGGCACACCAAGCCAGTGATTGGGAAAAAACCCAGCAACTCATTCACAAAATCAAAGGCGGCGCGGTGTATGTGGGCACCACTCAGTTAAAGATGGCTTGCCAGTACTTTGATCAATACTGGAAATCAGGCCAAACCGAGCAATTAGAGCCACTATATCAACAAACAGTGCATGCGGTTCTTGCAACTACCCAAGCCATTGAGGATTGGCTCAATGAGAAAAAAGATTAGAGTACCTCTTCCCTATTCTTTTATTCTCATGCCAAGCAACACTTAGGCACAAAGCAATGAATGATTCTCAATCGTTTGTTGTTCCAATTCTAATTCAAAGATTCTTTGCTGCTCCCATAATGCTTCCAGTTCTTGACGAGCCTCTTGTATTTTCTTTCGCATGAGTAAAATACTTTCTTCATCGGATTGCTGGATAATCGCCTGCTTCAACGTCTCTAACAAGGCGGCCTTTGCGTAAATGGCTGCCTCAATTGCCGCCAAACGAGGCTCTTGATTGTCCTCCTTGCATAGATTAGTGCGGGGATTAATCTCTGCGTCTTTATCTTCTTGCCAACGGGTTTCACGAAGCACTTGCTTATCTTTAAACTGGCCCCCCAGATAAAAATGGTTATAAAACCCCTTGGGGGTTTGCCATTGATTCGCCCGTAAGAGCTTGGAAAGGATATTATTTCTGTGTTTGAAACAAGTGACTTTAGGCAGATAGTACTGCGTGTTTAACAAGGCAAATAAGTACTCTGCTGCCAGCTGTTTCGGTGCGGATATCTGAACCTTGTTTTTAACCAGTAAATTGAAAAATGTACCGGAGATCAATTCTTTTATGGGCTCCGGTATTTCTTCTTTAACGTCAGAAAATAAAAACTGCTGTACTGCTTCAAATTGTTTAACGGTTCGCTGATTCTTGTCTTTATCCACAGATGGGAATAAATTTCTACTAATAACATTAGTTTTAAGAGAAGTGTTATAAAGATCACTTATATATAGACTGCGCAAATTGAGAGGTTCGATCATATCAAAAGTGCTTTTATTTGAACAAGTTGGCTTCATGTTGTTTGAAGTAATGTCGGTGTTTGATTTACCCCTTTTGCTGTGAATTGAATTACTTTCATCCGACACGTTTTTCGATTCGCTTCCAGGTTGTTTGAGAATAGAGAGAAATTTCTCCGTAATATTGATATACGCACCCTTCTTAACTTGAAACTCACCATTTGCCGTTCGTGTAAATAAAGCCTGACGACGTTCAATAAAGCCCTTATCAGAAAACTCTTTTAAATAACGCTGAAAAGTTCCCTTGGGAATGCCTGTATCAGTAGCGATTTCTTCATATGGTTTCATGAACCATTTATTACTGGATCCTTTTAATTGATAGGTGCTTTTTTCCCATCCTAACAGAAGGTAATCCATAAAATGTGCTTTTGTTACTGAGGGTATAACCGCGACTAGATGTTTAAATCTCGCGTGAAAAATAGAACAAAAGTTCCCCATAGATAATTCCTTATCTTATTGTTTTTTTTAGGGAACGAAGCTAATATATGGGTGTGTTTATAAACAAGCAACATATCTCGATCAAATTCATTCGAGAATGTATTTAGCTTCATTCTTGGCTTGTTTTCACAGTTGTGAGGAGTTGCCGCTCTTCACAACTGTCGTCTTCTTTTATCTTCTACATTTTTTTCCCTTAGCTTATCTGAAATGTTTTTCTGTTCGACTATAAGAGTCTATGAATTTATCACTATCTGGATTTATACGTGATCTGAAGTCTTCGTGTCAATACTCAACACGGCAAATTCAATTGGAATTTGTTACTACTATAACTTACTGATTTTACTTCGATTAGACACATAAGTGAGGCTAATTAATTATTCTATATAAAATACTCAATACAGTATTGAGTATTGGTGAGTAATTATGTATTGTTAACTTCGAGAAATTACAAATTGGAGTGATAAATGAAATCTAAAACCCCGCGTGTTTTGGTTGTAGCCAACAATAAAGGAGGAGTAGGTAAGAGCCTAATAAGCCAGTTGATCTCGACATATATCGCTTTTAAAAAAAATAAAAAAGTTCTGGTTCTTGATTTTGATCCACAAGGAAATATGTCATATAGGTTTTTGCGAGATACTCGTATTAGGGAAATGTCTAACTATAAACCCCCATTGCATCCTGATTATGATCCTAATAGCAAAGATGACGAGGGATGGGATGGGCGATCCTCTGCACTAGATATGTGGACAGGAAATCCAGTAGTTCCTTACCCTACTGATCTCGAAAATTTAGATATCTTACCTAGTAATGCAAGCCTAATTAAGGATATCGAATCATTTGAATATAGCGAAACCTTAGAAAGTATAGTTCAAAGAGCGTACGATTTCTTTGCAATGGATGATTTTATTGAATGTGGTTATGATTTGGTAATAATTGACACTCCACCAGCAAAAGGCCCTTTGACCCAAAGCGCTATCCGTGCTGCTACGCATGTTCTCATTCCAATAGAACTAAGTAATAAATCTTTGCAAGGGTTAGCAGGAATGGTTGATTTAGTAAATCGACAAAATATACATAGACCAGCAAACGCTCAAGCTAAAATTATTGGACTGCTAAAAAATAAAGTGGATTACAATAAACGGACTCCGCAGAATCGTATTGTCGAAACCATAAAATCAAATGAAATGCTCTGTAAATTACTTTTAGATAATGTTGAGATACATGATTCCCCTAGAGCCGTTGATATTGATGAAGATCAAGCTCCCATAACTGCTCCCTACACTGAGTTAAAAGAAAATGATAGGTTCGCCATAGAAGCAATTGAGCTCGGTGAGTTTGTGTATCAAAAAGTATTAAATGATAAGGATAAGAGAAATGAAAAAGAAAATCATTGCAACCTCGCTCAAGCTTAAAAATAGTAAGCCAGATACGGTTATGCGTGCAGGTATAACTGCTAATACAAAATATACAAGAGGCAAACAATTAGTGGAGCATGATCCATTACTCTTAATACCAGATCCTTATAATCCTAGGCCAGGAGATAAAATCGATGATGCATGGATTAGGCACAATCTTAAAATAGATACAAAAGAAAGCCTTTGTCGATTAGACCCAACAACAGGAGAGTATATAATTCCAAGCTTTTCTGAAGTTTGTACTTTAGATAATGATGAGTTAGAAGATAGTTATAACTTTCTAAGAGATCTTGCCTATTCAATAAGAAATGATGGTTTGATAGAGCCAATTGAAATTTTTTTGGCTGATAAAGAAAATGATCCAGATTATTTCCTTAATTCCGAGAAGCAATACGGGTATGTCATCTTAGAAGGGCATCAAAGGAGGTTAGCCGCAATTATGGCTGGTGTTCCTAATGTAACTTGTATAGAAATTACTGATGAAAGCTTGCTTGCTAAACTCAAAGTAAAACACAGGAAATTAAGAAGACAACTTTCTGAAAATAACTTAAGGAAAGGCCTAACAGTTGCTCAAAATTTTTTGATAGTTCAAAATCTATTATTAGATGATGAAACTATTAGTTTATCCAATAAAGAGTTGTCTTCAATAATAGGTTTAAATGAAGCAATAGCTAGTGCATTGAAAATTATTTGTCTTAAGCCAGAGAAGTTTCCTCCCATTTTTTTTTCCAAACTGAATGCCAATCAATTATCTTTTAAAACGATACGTATGCTTGTTCCAAAAACATACGCAGAAATTGAAAATATTTTGAACGGTGGTGAACCTGTTAAGTCTAAGCCGGAACATAAACCTCAGCCCAGAGGTCGTCAGGGAGGAGCTAAAAAGAAATATGCAACATTTAAAGTTAGTGATGAAAGAGAAACATCAGTTCTTTATAAAGTTCTTCTTTCGAGATTTCCTGAGATTGACGACGTGAACAAGGAAATTACATTCAAAAGCTTAGAAGACCTACTATATAAAGTGAAAGAATTAGCCATTAACGAAAAATTATGACCCGGGTCATAATTTTTCAACTTATTGAATTTTAAAGTAATTTTGCTTATGTAGATTTTTTTGATTATGAATGGGAATGATTATGACCGAGGGCTTTAAGAAGAAAAAAATGATTTTTCGATCACCACAAAAAAAAGAGAAATGGTTAGTGTGCGTGCGTTTTCCAACCGATATTAAGAAAAAACTAAAGATTCAGGCAGAAAGAGATTACCCAGGTCGGAGTAAGCAGTCTAGTTTAATAGAGGATGCAGTGAATTACTATTTGTATACCATATCAAAAATAAATTGGGCGGATTATGAAAGAGATCCAGATTATATTGAACTGATTGATGACATTCACGAAGGATTGAACCAATCACCATTAGAAGGGCCAACTCAAGTATTTTTCACTCAAGAAACTCAAGAAAAGATAATAGAGCTTGAAAAGAAAATAAAGCTTACAAGACCTTTGA from Legionella birminghamensis encodes the following:
- a CDS encoding helix-turn-helix domain-containing protein, which encodes MDYLLLGWEKSTYQLKGSSNKWFMKPYEEIATDTGIPKGTFQRYLKEFSDKGFIERRQALFTRTANGEFQVKKGAYINITEKFLSILKQPGSESKNVSDESNSIHSKRGKSNTDITSNNMKPTCSNKSTFDMIEPLNLRSLYISDLYNTSLKTNVISRNLFPSVDKDKNQRTVKQFEAVQQFLFSDVKEEIPEPIKELISGTFFNLLVKNKVQISAPKQLAAEYLFALLNTQYYLPKVTCFKHRNNILSKLLRANQWQTPKGFYNHFYLGGQFKDKQVLRETRWQEDKDAEINPRTNLCKEDNQEPRLAAIEAAIYAKAALLETLKQAIIQQSDEESILLMRKKIQEARQELEALWEQQRIFELELEQQTIENHSLLCA
- a CDS encoding ParA family protein is translated as MKSKTPRVLVVANNKGGVGKSLISQLISTYIAFKKNKKVLVLDFDPQGNMSYRFLRDTRIREMSNYKPPLHPDYDPNSKDDEGWDGRSSALDMWTGNPVVPYPTDLENLDILPSNASLIKDIESFEYSETLESIVQRAYDFFAMDDFIECGYDLVIIDTPPAKGPLTQSAIRAATHVLIPIELSNKSLQGLAGMVDLVNRQNIHRPANAQAKIIGLLKNKVDYNKRTPQNRIVETIKSNEMLCKLLLDNVEIHDSPRAVDIDEDQAPITAPYTELKENDRFAIEAIELGEFVYQKVLNDKDKRNEKENHCNLAQA
- a CDS encoding ParB N-terminal domain-containing protein; amino-acid sequence: MKKKIIATSLKLKNSKPDTVMRAGITANTKYTRGKQLVEHDPLLLIPDPYNPRPGDKIDDAWIRHNLKIDTKESLCRLDPTTGEYIIPSFSEVCTLDNDELEDSYNFLRDLAYSIRNDGLIEPIEIFLADKENDPDYFLNSEKQYGYVILEGHQRRLAAIMAGVPNVTCIEITDESLLAKLKVKHRKLRRQLSENNLRKGLTVAQNFLIVQNLLLDDETISLSNKELSSIIGLNEAIASALKIICLKPEKFPPIFFSKLNANQLSFKTIRMLVPKTYAEIENILNGGEPVKSKPEHKPQPRGRQGGAKKKYATFKVSDERETSVLYKVLLSRFPEIDDVNKEITFKSLEDLLYKVKELAINEKL